A window of the Fuscovulum sp. genome harbors these coding sequences:
- a CDS encoding autoinducer binding domain-containing protein produces MSEVLPLLARIAEAVAVRPVWEAATGYFSSIGFGRVNYGFTRFASERSIGNPEDAVFLTTGDDEYARRYFSGGLFSRTPAFRWAQENTGACTWKWVKEAFEAGTLSEAEAAAVRQNVAMGVKAGITVSFPETSSRAKGALGMIADPQLDHDAVEGIWAERRQEILAVANMMHLKIVNMPGANRRRPLTQRQREALEWVADGKTTQDVALLMQVSPAMVEKHLRLAREALDVETTAQAVAKAALLNMIFQKDDGAGPAPARAATAAR; encoded by the coding sequence GTGAGCGAGGTTCTTCCGCTTTTGGCGCGGATTGCCGAAGCTGTTGCTGTGCGCCCGGTCTGGGAGGCGGCGACGGGCTATTTTTCCAGTATTGGCTTTGGCCGGGTGAATTATGGGTTCACGCGCTTTGCTTCCGAACGGTCGATCGGCAATCCGGAGGATGCGGTTTTTCTGACGACCGGGGATGATGAATATGCGCGGCGCTATTTTTCGGGCGGGTTGTTTTCGCGCACGCCTGCCTTTCGCTGGGCGCAGGAAAACACCGGGGCCTGCACGTGGAAATGGGTGAAAGAGGCCTTTGAGGCGGGCACCCTGAGCGAGGCAGAGGCGGCGGCGGTGCGGCAGAATGTGGCGATGGGGGTGAAGGCCGGGATCACGGTGAGCTTTCCCGAAACCTCCAGCCGGGCCAAGGGCGCGCTGGGGATGATCGCTGATCCACAGTTGGACCATGACGCGGTGGAAGGCATCTGGGCCGAGCGGCGGCAGGAAATTCTGGCCGTGGCCAACATGATGCATCTGAAGATCGTGAACATGCCGGGGGCGAACCGCCGCCGCCCGCTGACCCAGCGGCAGCGTGAGGCGCTGGAATGGGTGGCGGATGGCAAGACAACGCAGGATGTGGCGCTGTTGATGCAGGTGTCGCCGGCGATGGTGGAAAAGCATCTGCGCTTGGCGCGCGAGGCGCTGGATGTGGAGACAACGGCACAGGCCGTGGCCAAGGCCGCGTTGTTGAACATGATCTTCCAAAAGGATGACGGCGCGGGTCCGGCCCCTGCCCGTGCTGCAACTGCAGCAAGGTAG
- the tsf gene encoding translation elongation factor Ts, with the protein MTITAAMVKELRESTGAGMMDVKKALTETNGDMQAAVDWLRTKGLAKAAKKADRVAAEGLVGVAVSGGKGVAVEVNSETDFVGKNADFQNLVRGITHAALTVSDLAALKTADMGGKPVELVLQETIATIGENMNLRRMASVEGDSVASYIHTSAADGLGRIGVLVAIKGTDNGIGKQVAMHIAATSPVSLSEADMDADTIARELAVQTAKALEENAASAKPKPEAVIQNNIIPGRMKKFFEESTLLNQKFVINPDVTVAQAAKDAGVEILGFVRMAVGEGIEKEKEDFAAEVAKALNG; encoded by the coding sequence ATGACAATCACCGCAGCAATGGTGAAAGAACTGCGCGAATCCACCGGCGCAGGGATGATGGATGTAAAGAAGGCACTCACCGAAACCAATGGTGACATGCAGGCCGCTGTTGACTGGCTGCGCACCAAGGGCCTCGCCAAGGCCGCCAAGAAGGCCGACCGCGTCGCTGCCGAAGGTCTCGTTGGCGTCGCCGTTTCGGGCGGCAAGGGCGTCGCGGTCGAGGTGAACTCGGAAACCGATTTCGTCGGCAAGAACGCAGATTTCCAGAACCTCGTCCGGGGCATCACCCATGCCGCGCTGACCGTGTCCGATCTGGCTGCGCTCAAGACCGCCGACATGGGCGGCAAGCCGGTTGAACTGGTGCTTCAGGAAACCATCGCCACCATCGGCGAAAACATGAACCTGCGCCGCATGGCCTCGGTCGAAGGTGACAGCGTCGCTTCCTACATCCACACCTCCGCCGCCGATGGCCTTGGCCGCATCGGCGTTCTGGTGGCGATCAAGGGCACCGATAACGGAATCGGCAAGCAGGTTGCGATGCACATCGCCGCCACCTCGCCGGTCTCGCTCTCCGAGGCTGACATGGATGCCGACACCATCGCCCGCGAACTGGCCGTGCAAACCGCCAAGGCGCTGGAAGAAAACGCAGCCTCGGCCAAGCCGAAGCCCGAAGCCGTGATCCAGAACAACATCATCCCGGGCCGGATGAAGAAGTTCTTCGAAGAATCGACCCTGCTGAACCAGAAATTCGTCATCAACCCCGACGTCACGGTGGCTCAGGCTGCCAAGGATGCGGGCGTGGAAATTCTGGGCTTCGTCCGCATGGCCGTGGGTGAAGGCATCGAAAAGGAAAAAGAAGATTTCGCCGCCGAAGTGGCCAAGGCCCTGAACGGCTGA